CATTAGTTCCGTTGGTATCCATATTGCGTGGTTATTTTCAAGGACAGCAAGACATGGTGCCTACGGGTGTATCACAGGTAGTCGAACAGATTATTCGTGTAATCGTTATTTTAGTCTCAGCCTACTGGATGATGAGTGCCTATCAGGATGCTTACCTTGCCGGTACAGGAGCAGTATTTGCTGCCTTTCCAGGGGCATTAGCAGCCTTTTTGGTTTTGTACTATTATTATCGGAAATCCAGACGATATTATCGACGCAGAGGGTATCGTAAAAAATTACGTGCCCAACAGCTTACCGATACAGTAACGAACAAGCAAGTGCTGATCAGCATTTTACATTACGCAATTCCGATTTGTATCGGTGCTCTGGTGTTGCCGATGATTCCATTAATTGATTCGGTGACAGTTTCTAATTTGCTGCAATGGAACGGATATGAACTTGATATAGCAAAAGAATTAAAAGGAATCTATGACCGTGGACAACCACTCATTCAATTTGGAACGTTTTTTGCCACATCCCTTTCCTTGGCGTTAGTTCCTGCTATTAGTGAGGCTGTAGCACAAAAACAGGATAAAATGATCATGAATCGTACCGAGATGGCTCTACGCCTAACCCTGATGCTAGGGTTACCAGCCTCAATCGGACTGGCTTTGTTAGCTGAACCAGTCAATATTATGGTATATGGAAATGATAAGGGTACCTGGTCACTTGCTATTCAAGCCTTTGTCATTGTGTTTGCGACATTAAGTATTGCTACCTCTGGAATCTTGCAGGGCTTAGGGCATGTTAAATTACCAGCTCGACATTTGCTGATTGGTGTACTGGTAAAATTGTTGGCCAATCTTGCATTAACGCCTTTGTGGGGCATACAGGGGGCGGCAGTGGCCACAGTCCTTGCCTATGTGACATCAATGAGCTTAAACATGAGGTCGATTCGCCATTATCTGGGGCTTTCCTTTAACATAAAGGAAATGCTGACTAAGCCTTTGATAAGTGTCGCTCTTATGTCAGTCATGGTTTTACTCGTTCAAGGCCTAATGAATCTAATTGTGGGTTCTCTGCTCGATAGCGAGCGTTTGGCTCAAACGATCGTCGGAGTTTTTGCAGTTACTGTGGGACTAGTAGTATATATGCTTTCCCTTTTATATACAGGGGGCATGAAACGCGATGAAATTTTGTATTTGCCAAAAGGAAAGAGACTAGTCTCTCTTTTGGAGCGGTATAAGCTTTTACAGATTCGAAAATAGTCAGGGATTAAAGAACGGAGGATTCCTACATGGTGAACACCATTTATGTCGTAGGACTTGGGGCAGGCAATCTAGATCAAATGCCTCTGGGTATGTATAAACGCTTAAAACAGACCACGCATTTGTATGTCCGTACAGCTGATCATCCAGTATTAGATCAATTGGCTGAAGAGGGCCTTACTTACACGTCCTTTGATTCTATTTACGAAAAACATGACTCATTTGAACAGGTATATCAAGAGATTGCACGTGAGCTGTTATCTAAGGTGAAAACAGAAGGTGAAGTAACCTATGCAGTTCCGGGACATCCTTTAGTAGCAGAACGGACGGTGCAACTGCTACTAAGTCATGCGGTAGAGGAGCAGATAGAGGTCAAGGTATTGGGCGGACAAAGCTTCTTAGATCCACTTTTCGCTCGTCTGGCTATTGATCCGATCGAAGGATTTACCTTGTTAGACGCCACAAGTATGACAGCAGATCAAGTAAATCCGGGTCTACACACAGTTATAGCTCAGGTCTACGATCAAATGTCTGCTTCAGACGCGAAGCTCACCTTAATGGAAGTCCTTCCAGACGAATATGAGGTTATCGTTGCTACAGCGGTTGGGATAGAGGGTCAAGAGATCGTGGAGCGTCTACCATTATACGAGTTAGATCGAGTGGAGCATCTGGGAAATCTAAGTCTCATCTATGTACCACCTACTGTAGAAGAGTCAGTAAAGCAACGTCAGTTCTCTTATTTAAAAGAAGTGATCGCAACCTTGCGTGGACCAGAAGGTTGCCCATGGGATCGGAAGCAAACGCATCAAAGCTTGCGTCGTTATTTATTAGAAGAAGCCTATGAAACAGTGGAAGCAATCGATTTGGATGATGTGGATGCGCTGTGTGAGGAATTAGGGGATGTGCTCTTGCAGATTATGCTCCATGCACAGATTGCTTCAGAGGAAGGCTACTTCACCATTGAAGACATCATTTCTACTCTGACGGCCAAAATGATTCGACGCCATCCGCATGTATTTGGAGAGTCGAAGGTAGCTGATGCCGATGCAGTGGTGGTGAATTGGGAGCAGATAAAAGCTCAAGAGAAAGCAGAGAAAGGGCTTGTGCCAGAAACAGCCTCCTTGCTTGATGCTGTACCAAAGGATTTACCAGCGATTTTAGCAGCCGTCAAAATTCAAAAGAAGGCCGCAGAAGTTGGGTTTGATTGGGACGAAGTGAAAGATGTCTACGCTAAAATTGAAGAAGAGTACAAGGAGGTTCAGCAAGCAACTCCAGAGGAACGAACAGGTGAATTAGGGGATTTGCTGTTCGCTGTAATCAATCTAGCTCGCTTCATGAAGATTGATCCTGAACAGGCTTTAGCGCTTACCAATCTGAAATTTAAGCGTAGATTTCACTATATTGAACAAAGGCTGCAAGAAAAGAATAAGCAGTTTGCCGATATGACTTTAGAAGAGCTTGATCATTTTTGGAATGAGGCCAAAGCTCAAGAGTAGCCACAGCTACATAGAGGAGGAATACTATGCGTCTTGATAAATTTCTAAAGGTGTCTCGTTTAATTAAACGACGTACGTTAGCTAAGGATGTATGTGATCAAGGACGTGTCGAAATTAATGAACGTGCTGCAAAAGCTTCCAGCAATGTAAAAGTCGGCGATTCTATCTCCATTCGTTTTGGACAAAAGATCGTTACAGTAAAAGTTGAAGAGATCAAAGAAAATGCGCGTAAGGATGAGGCTGCTTCCCTTTACACAGTAATTGGTGAGGTACCAGTACCGCGCGATGAAAAAGAAGAAGATGAATACCTAAGAGCATAAGCAACAGTTCTAAAAGGACATCCCCCTCCATATCTTGGTACAAAGAGGAACATTTTGTTCCCGGCGTTTTGGATCGTACTCCAGACCACCAAGATAGGGAGGGTTTTTATATGATCGAACCAAATAAACGACCTCGCCATGAAATTGTCATGATCAATCGGCGTAGTTTGGCTATATCCGGGGTAAAAAAGGTAGAAAGCTTTGATAGTGAAGAATTTCTGTTAGAAACAGAAGGCGGTTTTCTTACTATACGCGGCCAGAATCTTCATATGAAAAACCTGAGTCTTGAAACCGGAGAAGTGGCCATTGAGGGTTTCGTTCATGACATGGGGTATATAGAACAGGGGCAGGCCGGAGATCGATCGAAAGGATTTTTCGGCAAATTATTTAAGTGAGTATCAGTATTCAGTTTCAGACCATGGCTTTCATGTCCCTGTGCGGAATTTTTATGGGGATGGGGTTTGATACGTACCATGTCATAAAAGGCAAGGGCCGCTTCCCACTTTGGGCCGTTTTCATATTAGATTTGTTATTTTGGTTAAGTAGTGTGGGAATTGTTTTTTATGTGCTGGTATGGGTTAACGATGGAATAGTGAGATTTCCAATCTATCTAGGGATTATTATAGGAGCATGGCTCTATTTCCTTATAGGTAGTAAGGTTTATATCAGATTTTTGTTAACTGTGCTAGAATGGAGTATATGGGTATTTCAGATCAGTGTTAAATTTATTGACTTTCTATTGATTAAACCGATAGAGATAATTTTTCATTTTATCTGGATTATTCTCGGGTTCCTTTTTACTGTGCTGGCAAAGATAGGATTGTTCATTTGGCGAATCATTTCTTGGCCATTGTCACCATTTGTTCCATGGGGTCGTAACTTGTGGAAAAGTATTAGGGGCAAAATGGCAGGAGCAAAGGAAAAACTGAAGAAATGGTTTACCAAGGAAAACAAAGAGTAAAAAGGTAGCAAAGGTGGAGAGCAGACATGGCCAAAGAACGTCCCTCTCAATCGAATAATCTAGGTCGTAAGCGCAGACTTCGTTTTATTATGTTCTTCGTATTCTGCTTCCTTATCTGGACGTGCTATACAGCATATCTTCAAAGCTCTGTCATTGCGGAGACGGAAGAACAAGTAGAAGCACTACAGAAAGAGGCAGGGGAAGTAAAAGAGCAACAGGAAGAGCTAACCAATAAGATGAAACGATTAGATGATCCAGAATACATTGCAGAGCTTGCACGCAAAAATAATTTTATGTCCAAGCCGGGTGAGATCATCTTTTTGATCCCCGATAATTAAGCCAATTGGGTCTAGCTAAAATAAATTTACGAAAACGTACAATAGATTTTAAAAAGAGGAAGGTCATTTTAAACAAATGGCGAATATAATATAACAAGCCCGTTTCGCCGAGCGCGAATCACCTGATGGCCGACGTTGAACGCAAGACGTCGGTTTTTTTTATTTCCTTTCTTTAATGTTTTAAAGCGATAAAGAAATATCTTCTATTCAATCCTCGACAGGTACTTCAATCAAATCGTATTGCCTTGGGCATAAATCCATGAACCATCAAATAAATAAACGAGA
The nucleotide sequence above comes from Brevibacillus laterosporus LMG 15441. Encoded proteins:
- a CDS encoding putative polysaccharide biosynthesis protein — protein: MAGERSANHFVKGAAILGIAGLLSKVLGAIYRIPYQNITGDVGLYVYMQVYPLYTALLILATAGFPIAISKIVSERLAVEDHLGARKAFRVASVSLGILGVFFFLLLYLGAPALARFMGDEQLTLPLRAVAWSLPLVPLVSILRGYFQGQQDMVPTGVSQVVEQIIRVIVILVSAYWMMSAYQDAYLAGTGAVFAAFPGALAAFLVLYYYYRKSRRYYRRRGYRKKLRAQQLTDTVTNKQVLISILHYAIPICIGALVLPMIPLIDSVTVSNLLQWNGYELDIAKELKGIYDRGQPLIQFGTFFATSLSLALVPAISEAVAQKQDKMIMNRTEMALRLTLMLGLPASIGLALLAEPVNIMVYGNDKGTWSLAIQAFVIVFATLSIATSGILQGLGHVKLPARHLLIGVLVKLLANLALTPLWGIQGAAVATVLAYVTSMSLNMRSIRHYLGLSFNIKEMLTKPLISVALMSVMVLLVQGLMNLIVGSLLDSERLAQTIVGVFAVTVGLVVYMLSLLYTGGMKRDEILYLPKGKRLVSLLERYKLLQIRK
- a CDS encoding FtsB family cell division protein — its product is MAKERPSQSNNLGRKRRLRFIMFFVFCFLIWTCYTAYLQSSVIAETEEQVEALQKEAGEVKEQQEELTNKMKRLDDPEYIAELARKNNFMSKPGEIIFLIPDN
- the yabQ gene encoding spore cortex biosynthesis protein YabQ, with the protein product MSISIQFQTMAFMSLCGIFMGMGFDTYHVIKGKGRFPLWAVFILDLLFWLSSVGIVFYVLVWVNDGIVRFPIYLGIIIGAWLYFLIGSKVYIRFLLTVLEWSIWVFQISVKFIDFLLIKPIEIIFHFIWIILGFLFTVLAKIGLFIWRIISWPLSPFVPWGRNLWKSIRGKMAGAKEKLKKWFTKENKE
- the mazG gene encoding nucleoside triphosphate pyrophosphohydrolase, which gives rise to MVNTIYVVGLGAGNLDQMPLGMYKRLKQTTHLYVRTADHPVLDQLAEEGLTYTSFDSIYEKHDSFEQVYQEIARELLSKVKTEGEVTYAVPGHPLVAERTVQLLLSHAVEEQIEVKVLGGQSFLDPLFARLAIDPIEGFTLLDATSMTADQVNPGLHTVIAQVYDQMSASDAKLTLMEVLPDEYEVIVATAVGIEGQEIVERLPLYELDRVEHLGNLSLIYVPPTVEESVKQRQFSYLKEVIATLRGPEGCPWDRKQTHQSLRRYLLEEAYETVEAIDLDDVDALCEELGDVLLQIMLHAQIASEEGYFTIEDIISTLTAKMIRRHPHVFGESKVADADAVVVNWEQIKAQEKAEKGLVPETASLLDAVPKDLPAILAAVKIQKKAAEVGFDWDEVKDVYAKIEEEYKEVQQATPEERTGELGDLLFAVINLARFMKIDPEQALALTNLKFKRRFHYIEQRLQEKNKQFADMTLEELDHFWNEAKAQE
- a CDS encoding RNA-binding S4 domain-containing protein; translation: MRLDKFLKVSRLIKRRTLAKDVCDQGRVEINERAAKASSNVKVGDSISIRFGQKIVTVKVEEIKENARKDEAASLYTVIGEVPVPRDEKEEDEYLRA
- the yabP gene encoding sporulation protein YabP, which codes for MIEPNKRPRHEIVMINRRSLAISGVKKVESFDSEEFLLETEGGFLTIRGQNLHMKNLSLETGEVAIEGFVHDMGYIEQGQAGDRSKGFFGKLFK